A window of Megachile rotundata isolate GNS110a chromosome 11, iyMegRotu1, whole genome shotgun sequence genomic DNA:
tgttcattttttaattgaggtACGTAAGACAAAACCtactctttttttcttttataatgtttaatgttaatttttaatgttcgcTTCTTCATTGAGGTGCATAAGACAAAACCTGtttgttttttctttaataatgttcCATGTtaatgttcattttttaattaaggtGCACAAGATAAAACCCGTTagtttttcttttataatatttaatattaatgtttatattttaattgaggTGCATAAGACAAAACCTGTtagttttttcttttataatatttaatattaatatttatattttaattgaggTGCATAAGACAAAACCTactcattttttcttttataatattcaatgttatttttttaataaaggtGTGTGGACATAGAGCACTACTGTCTGGACGACGAGTGGACCTGCTCCAACACTCTATGCATCCCCGTTGACAAACGCTGCGATGGCCACATGAATTGCTACGACCACTCCGACGAGTACAATTGCGGTGCGTTCTCAAGAAAAATATCCAGTTAAAGCGAATTACGCGAGACACCCTGTGTCGCATTAGCCCAGTTTCCAACATATGACTTTCTGTTATCGGTTTACCGTTTTCTTACCGTTGTTTGCGAGGCTTCTGTATCCGCGCGAATGCAAAGTTACAAATTCGTTTATCTAAAGAATTTAGTAAAGCGACATGATAGAAAGATAACGCAATAAGGTTGATACGCTTGTTGCAGTCTGCGATCTGGAGACGCATTTCCAGTGCGGTAACGAGACTTCCTGCCTTCCGTTGGAAAAGAGATGCGACGGCAAGATAGATTGCTGGGACGCAGCCGACGAGATTAATTGCACGTTAGGTAAGATACGCGTAACGACTTACTCGGCGAATCATCGAGTTGTCAAAATAATTATGAACGATGTTTCCCGTGTGAAACTGAATTGTAAATTGTTTTCCGTGAGATCATACGGTTCGTTGACTTGTACCATTTTTCTACTTCTTTTTTTCCTGTGGGTGAAGGTCCTTCTCAACTTTGTTTTCTTTTCTCCGTAGGTCGTAATCTCGGTTGGTGTGAGTACATTTATTCTGTACAAATTAATGTTTGCATGTTCGCTGTCATAATTGCTACACGTTTGCCTGTTGcatcataaattaattttgcctAACCTATACACTTACATACACGAATACCGAGGTTTACCCAAGGTCaattgcaaagggttaagaggCTCACCAAGCACAATGATCTCTTTCATATACACAATACCGCTTTTGATTGAAGGAATTAGCTTTGGCAAATTAATAAAATCCTGTATGAAGCTTCATCTGTggctttttttaaatttataccaTCGCAACGTAGTCTCTTTTGATATCAGCATGCCCATCGGAAAACGAGTTCACGTGCAGTAACGGGCAATGCATATTGAAAGCACGTTTCTGCGATGGCTTGCCAGACTGTCTCGACGGATCTGACGAACCTCATGGGTGCCAAGGACGGTGCAACAAGCACGAGTTTACATGCCAGTGAGTCGATTTTAACGAGTACAGATCTCTTTCGTCGACGTGAAAGTAAAAGTTTTCGCTTTCAGAAATAGCAGATGCATCGCTAAGGGAATGAAGTGCAACGGCGTCGACGACTGCGGCGACGGGAGCGACGAGCGTCATTGTAAAGATCGGATTTCTTAGCCAATAATTACGCGTTACAGTATTCCTTTTTCTATCATAGACACGTGTAATTAATGTATATAATTGTGCTGTATAGACACACGCAGTGGTACGTAATAAATGGTTTGACAAGCGCaatacttaataataattagGAAACGATACTTTTCACTTTTATTCACACATTATATACTTCCAGTTACAATAGCAATGAAATTTCTTGTGTGTCTTACATTATTTTTCACCTATTGTGAATAAGATATATAATGTATGTCTCTctgtgtatacatgtatgtgtgcgtgtgtgtataCATGTAAGAGATCTTAAATTTTAACGTCCTAATCGTACTTATACACACGCGTACAAGAAAATTACGTATACGtagatatatttttgtatacagTTAACCGCGTTTGTATAAAGTCTTCTGAAATGTATGCGACTCCGCAGAATTTCTACCTAGTCTTTTACCTAAACAAAATGTTTTCCTCGAGTGAATAAagtatatacaaattatataatacgCACACGGttcgaatattatttttttcagaGCAGCGTATTCGTCCTTGATTCCTCGAAATCGAAGCAGTTTTATAGGAATTCGTCCGGTTCTCTCGGCGCGTCGAGATCGCGATAATGAATGACTGGCCGAAAGTCTCCACCGCCGCCACTGTAACGTTTAATAAGAGTTAAAACGTTTTGCAATTTGAACAGCAATACGACAGAGCATGCAATATCACATTTATCCGCGAACACGCGCGATGTACGACCAACTGGACATAGGATTTATACGGAGACATGGGATGTAAAATAAAGGCAcatatataagtatagtaacaaataattttatttgttatatttctttTCTTGTAAGATtacagtatctgtctctgttctAGTCTgtcttttttaacaaaatacacGTTACTGTATATActtatattcttttttatataCACGAGTCATATTACGAGACAAATGTGCTGATTTTGTAACACGGTTTGGCAAATATTTAAACGGCGGATTGTGTTACGTAATCCAGATATGAATCTGCTAGCACACGATATTATTTCTTATAAAAGATTTGAGCAGTACCCGACAAAACTTAGAACATATCCATGTCTAGCTGGTCCAAATCATTATAACTAACAATAGGCCTTGAAGTCGAATCCGGTGCAGCCCTGTAAAACAGCGTATCACCACGTTCATTGCGAGGAAATCAAATTGAGACTGACTCTGACAGCCGTATAGAATCTCGAGACTCGGGAAAACGCACTTTACTGTGTTACAGTTCAACAATGGAGCGAGAAAGTTAGGAACAAGTCTCTTACCGTCCTCTATTGAATCCACCACGAGTGGGACGCGGCATTCCAAACCCTCCACCAAATCCTGCACTGTAACTGGATCCGTAGCCTCCTCTGCTGCCACCGTATCCAGCACCGTAGCCTCCAAACctgtacaaataaattacttcattaattCATCTGACTACAACGTGTTGAAAGCTTTTTACTTACGTGGTACATCCATAGGGGTTAAAGCCCTCGCCGCGTATGCTTTCCCTGGGAGGTGCCTTGTTCCCCGGATGTTCTGGAAGCTGCGGCCTCTTCGGGTCCCTCAAATAGTTGTTGAAATACTCCGCTTCTGCTTTTACCTCCGCCACTTTCTCCGCGTGTTTGTTGAATATGTGCTTCCGGATGAAGTCTGGTCCCTTGAATTTCTTCCCGCTGAGCGGACACAGCCACTTGTCCTTCGACAGCTCTTGAGTGTTGGCTTGCACGAACTTCTCGACCTCACTGATTTCAGCGTTAAGGAAATAGTGTAGAACAGAAATTGAAAGTAGTAGCACGCGAAAAAGGATACGCTTCAGCGTTCTTGGCGCCCAGTTTATCGAACTCCTCTTGAGACAACGTGGCGACGGGTTGTAGgaaggcagccattttgttttcgaAGTTGCGACAATATTCGGATAATTCTGTGCTTGATACTTTGGCGGTCGGAGGCGAACCTCGGACGTGCATTATTCCGCATCTGTTCGGCATCTCGTCCTCGTTTGGATACTCACAGTGATTGTAGTAGTCGACGGAATGAACTATTCGTAAATAGAGGATCAATCTGTCTAGAACCTAAAAACAGAGCGAGTTAAAGACTAGCCGAGGGACTAGTTTTAAAGACTAGCCGAAGGACTAGTTTTAAAGACTTAGTTAATTACTTACTTTAATTAAGGTTGGGTCTCTTTCGATGGGACCATCACCATCACCACCTAGTTGTCCCTCTTCTTGATCACCGGACATTCCTAATAACTCTTCTTCTTCGGCCGATGCCTCTTCTATCAGGTAATCGGTGATATTTTTAAGGACAGGATTCTTAGATGATAAGCCGAACGCctgtgtataaaaatattttagtaatattagCAGCATCAGTATTGTTACTAGACCTAGTCTAGTAGGTCTACTAGGCCTAGTTCTACTACGACTTCTACTACTTTACATTTTGCATGCTCTTATTCTCCTTGTTATCATCTTCCTGTTTCACTGCATTATCTTCCTTCTTCTCCTCGTTCCACAGACCAACCCTGTTGTCCAAATTGTGAACAATTTTGGCGCTCAATTTGATGTCGTGTCTGACTATTTGTTTGTGAGACGTCAAACCATTCACTGTGCGGATGCGTCGCGACAGGTCCCGGTTCACTATAGCGCCAAGCTCACAGTCTCGCAACTAAAGTTACATAATATgttgataaaaaaagaaatgtgtaatgataaaaaagaaatgtCCTTTTGTTTACAAACTTAATGCACTTACTCGAATATTGTTCAAGCTCCAACATATCTCCTTTATGTTCACCTGTCTTTCAAAAGACACCCATCCTCTTCTGAACCATCTTCTCTCCGGTTGCGGATCCGCGATGGCGACTCGTAGAAATCCAGGGAAGCGTTTGCACATCTGttcagtaaattaataaatttatttccacAACCAGATATATAACAGTTAGATAACTAACCGCTTCGACTTCTGCCTTGGTGATCGTTGGAGCCAGATTGCGAAGGAAGATGCTGCTAGTTTTGTGCAGAGCTCTAGGTTCTTTCTCCTTATCCTCGCTAGCTAGATCTATCACAGCTTCCGGCTCCATCGTAGACTTCTTAGCTTCCGACTGTTCCTTGTCAGCTTTAACTTCCTGATCATCTTCTTTGCCATCTTGCGCATCCGCGTTTTCATTTCTTGCGTCCGCCTTTTCGGTCGCAGctggaaattgtaaataataattatatagaatgtaaataacaattgtaaataatatttacttacAAGTTTCCGCTTTTGGTGTATCGGGTTTGTTGCTGTCACTACCGGAAGAACTACTGCTACTACTGCTGCTGCTACTGCTGCTATTGCTATCGGTTCGTTTCCTCTTTTTAGTGTTGGTTTCCTCTGACTTTTCTGTGACATCCATATCATCCTCCTTTTTTGTTTCCTCTGCATTCTCTTCAGATTTCTCAGTCTCCTCTATCGACGCTTCCTCCTTCTCCGCATTCTTTTCGTTATTTACATTCTGACCATTGTTTGGTTTCTCTGCTTGCGTTTCATCCGTCTTACTTGTATCACTATAAGTTTATATATTAGTCCTGTTTTAAAGAATCTTGCTTTAATTAACATCTTACCTGCTCTCCACTTTTTTGTCATTTCcaacttttattttttcctccttatttttatttgtatcttTAGATATAACAGGGTTCACCGGTTTTACTTCTAGAACTTGCAAATCTTCTTCTGTACCGCCTTCTAATTTAATAACCACTGCatctaataaatgtaacaaggcATCGGCTTGGTCAGCATCGACGGATACTTTATCTATTTCTCCTACATCAAGCATTTCTAAGAAAACTTCAACTCGtttctacaaaataaaatattgttaaaatttcaatactctGCTACAGTcaatattaatgaattaataatttacctTAAGGGCTGCCACCTGTTCCTCCTTTCTCTTCACTGACTCCTCAggatgatattttattttgaacctAATAATCAAGAAAAAAAGTTGTATGAAC
This region includes:
- the Ars2 gene encoding arsenic resistance protein 2 isoform X2; translated protein: MADSDDEYDRKRRDKFRGERTESYSREGRRDDRRRDDWVDSDYSREWSSRPRQRPDYREYRGGGGGGRDRYSPARSQEMAPPMKRMRADWDDRPRYGHDYYGGGAGGATSWGPDHYPPPHHSNHHYGNHGNSSSREVAGNFSNSNVETQPPMMSFKAFLGTQEDTITDEEAIKRYNEYKLEFRRQQLNEFFVAHKDEEWFKIKYHPEESVKRKEEQVAALKKRVEVFLEMLDVGEIDKVSVDADQADALLHLLDAVVIKLEGGTEEDLQVLEVKPVNPVISKDTNKNKEEKIKVGNDKKVESSDTSKTDETQAEKPNNGQNVNNEKNAEKEEASIEETEKSEENAEETKKEDDMDVTEKSEETNTKKRKRTDSNSSSSSSSSSSSSSGSDSNKPDTPKAETSATEKADARNENADAQDGKEDDQEVKADKEQSEAKKSTMEPEAVIDLASEDKEKEPRALHKTSSIFLRNLAPTITKAEVEAMCKRFPGFLRVAIADPQPERRWFRRGWVSFERQVNIKEICWSLNNIRLRDCELGAIVNRDLSRRIRTVNGLTSHKQIVRHDIKLSAKIVHNLDNRVGLWNEEKKEDNAVKQEDDNKENKSMQNAFGLSSKNPVLKNITDYLIEEASAEEEELLGMSGDQEEGQLGGDGDGPIERDPTLIKVLDRLILYLRIVHSVDYYNHCEYPNEDEMPNRCGIMHVRGSPPTAKVSSTELSEYCRNFENKMAAFLQPVATLSQEEFDKLGAKNAEAEVEKFVQANTQELSKDKWLCPLSGKKFKGPDFIRKHIFNKHAEKVAEVKAEAEYFNNYLRDPKRPQLPEHPGNKAPPRESIRGEGFNPYGCTTFGGYGAGYGGSRGGYGSSYSAGFGGGFGMPRPTRGGFNRGRGGGGDFRPVIHYRDLDAPREPDEFL
- the Ars2 gene encoding arsenic resistance protein 2 isoform X1 — protein: MADSDDEYDRKRRDKFRGERTESYSREGRRDDRRRDDWVDSFKGSDYSREWSSRPRQRPDYREYRGGGGGGRDRYSPARSQEMAPPMKRMRADWDDRPRYGHDYYGGGAGGATSWGPDHYPPPHHSNHHYGNHGNSSSREVAGNFSNSNVETQPPMMSFKAFLGTQEDTITDEEAIKRYNEYKLEFRRQQLNEFFVAHKDEEWFKIKYHPEESVKRKEEQVAALKKRVEVFLEMLDVGEIDKVSVDADQADALLHLLDAVVIKLEGGTEEDLQVLEVKPVNPVISKDTNKNKEEKIKVGNDKKVESSDTSKTDETQAEKPNNGQNVNNEKNAEKEEASIEETEKSEENAEETKKEDDMDVTEKSEETNTKKRKRTDSNSSSSSSSSSSSSSGSDSNKPDTPKAETSATEKADARNENADAQDGKEDDQEVKADKEQSEAKKSTMEPEAVIDLASEDKEKEPRALHKTSSIFLRNLAPTITKAEVEAMCKRFPGFLRVAIADPQPERRWFRRGWVSFERQVNIKEICWSLNNIRLRDCELGAIVNRDLSRRIRTVNGLTSHKQIVRHDIKLSAKIVHNLDNRVGLWNEEKKEDNAVKQEDDNKENKSMQNAFGLSSKNPVLKNITDYLIEEASAEEEELLGMSGDQEEGQLGGDGDGPIERDPTLIKVLDRLILYLRIVHSVDYYNHCEYPNEDEMPNRCGIMHVRGSPPTAKVSSTELSEYCRNFENKMAAFLQPVATLSQEEFDKLGAKNAEAEVEKFVQANTQELSKDKWLCPLSGKKFKGPDFIRKHIFNKHAEKVAEVKAEAEYFNNYLRDPKRPQLPEHPGNKAPPRESIRGEGFNPYGCTTFGGYGAGYGGSRGGYGSSYSAGFGGGFGMPRPTRGGFNRGRGGGGDFRPVIHYRDLDAPREPDEFL